Genomic segment of Paenibacillus sp. FSL R5-0912:
TCGTTGATGAGAACGACAACATTGTTGCCTCGAACCGTGCAGATACGCTGGGCAAGACGCTGGAGGACATCGACTTCAAACCGCTGTCTCCCCTTCCCGGACAAGGGCCGGCCGATGTAAGGATTGACGGCAAGCCCTCCAAAATGCTGATCGATGACTGGCACCCCGGGGGCAGCCTGAACAGCCTGCGGATTATCTCCATCTTCTCGGTAGAGAGCATTGTGGGTGAGCCCAACCGGATTATCTCACTGGCGTCTATGGTCATTATCTCGGCTCTGATTCTGGCAATTATCCTGATCTATTACTTCTCACGGCTGCTCACCGGACGCATGCTGCACTTAAGCAAGCATATCTCCAAGGTCGCGTCCGGGAATCTGGAGGCGAGGCTGGTGATAGACGGCAAGGATGAGATCGGCCAGCTGGCAAGGCAATTCAATCATATGGTAAGGAATATCAACGATCTGATGAGCGAGGTGCAGGAATCGAACCGCCAGAAGAACGCCACCCTGCTGAAGCAGAATGAGATTAAATTCAAGATGATGGCCAGCCAGATCAACCCTCATTTTCTGTTCAACGCCCTGGAATCGATCCGGATGAAAGCCCATTCCCGGGGCCAGACCGACATCTCCCAGGTGGTAAGGCTGCTGGGTAAGATGATGCGCAAGAATCTGGAGGTAGGCAACGGGAGAATAGCGCTGCAAAGTGAGCTGGAGACCGTAAGCTGCTACCTGATCATCCAGAAATTCCGCTATAATGACCGGCTCGCCTATGAGCTGTATGTAGATCCGGCAGCGAATGCCATACAAATACCTCCGCTGATTATTCAGCCGCTGGTAGAGAACTGCGTCATTCACGGATTGGAAAACCGGATGGACGGCGGAATGGTCAGAGTAGACATCAGGGTCGAGAATGCCCTGCTCAAGGTTGAG
This window contains:
- a CDS encoding cache domain-containing sensor histidine kinase, with the translated sequence MYTRIITLMNNLKLRTKLFLSFGCVVLIPVLIVGVFLTSELQNMALDNALEQITANVDRVKKRTGEMLNVPLDIAYRLSNDSRLEEAANHRYESVYDVVQAYRDYPDFREFVRLYKEISSIRLYIDNPTVLDNWEFLQADAAVTQESWYQTALAQKGLVCWNYIRDNRNGKYYLSLIRKIDFLKQRTTGVLIVNVNTERLNSILDQETFETIIVDENDNIVASNRADTLGKTLEDIDFKPLSPLPGQGPADVRIDGKPSKMLIDDWHPGGSLNSLRIISIFSVESIVGEPNRIISLASMVIISALILAIILIYYFSRLLTGRMLHLSKHISKVASGNLEARLVIDGKDEIGQLARQFNHMVRNINDLMSEVQESNRQKNATLLKQNEIKFKMMASQINPHFLFNALESIRMKAHSRGQTDISQVVRLLGKMMRKNLEVGNGRIALQSELETVSCYLIIQKFRYNDRLAYELYVDPAANAIQIPPLIIQPLVENCVIHGLENRMDGGMVRVDIRVENALLKVEVSDNGIGISAARIAEIRQMLDNKDDYETNNIGMRNIHLRLQLTYGPECGLNLASQSGYGTQISFAIPLRSDSYV